The following proteins come from a genomic window of Montipora foliosa isolate CH-2021 chromosome 2, ASM3666993v2, whole genome shotgun sequence:
- the LOC137990850 gene encoding peroxisomal succinyl-coenzyme A thioesterase-like → MAASAKIEVKPSLQTTIDQKIEIIVRNLSNNQSIVLRARTIDDSNILFESFAKYKANENGAVFVSCDPSLGGSYIGVEPMGLFWSMKPVTDGDRDDLLRKRNVTTPLKVTIDAYSGDDERALDSNKMVGSVTLLRSYMGKGVSRRFLENDGFYGTLFLPPGDGPFHGVVDMWGRSGGLKEDRAALLASNGFATLALAYLAFRDLPLRCDVLDLAYFEKAIDWLSAHPKVISGGVSLVGLSFGGVLAMTIASQLPHKIKAVVSISGHHTFIGCSFKCRTFTIRGYPIEIVGEDYTSYQMFLSIFKNKEACKTGSLSLVPVENITCPVLFVYGIADQLKPEIEWMCRDIFQRMDQHGKGFLFKSLPLTGAGHFITPCYLPTCSKQYLKIYNDLWILGGESTALHAKGTELFWNESRKFLAKNIS, encoded by the exons ATGGCTGCGTCGGCAAAGATTGAAGTTAAACCGTCCCTGCAAACGACCATCGATCAAAAGATTGAAATAATTGTGAGAAACCTGAGTAATAATCAAAGTATTGTTTTGCGAGCTCGAACCATCGACGACAGCAACATTCTCTTTGAGTCATTCGCTAAATACAAAGCCAACGAAAATGGCGCTGTCTTCGTGTCGTGTGACCCTTCCCTGGGTGGATCATATATTGGTGTGGAGCCGATGGGGTTGTTTTGGAGCATGAAACCAGTTACAGACGGTGATCGAGACGATTTGCTAAGAAAACGAAATGTAACAACACCCTTGAAAGTCACCATAGACGCGTACAGTGGAGACGATGAACGAGcgcttgactctaacaaaatgGTGGGAAGCGTAACATTGCTAAGGTCTTACATGGGAAAGGGTGTTAGTAGACGCTTCTTAGAGAATGATGGCTTTTATGGAACCTTATTCCTTCCTCCTGGAGATGGGCCCTTCCATG GTGTTGTGGACATGTGGGGTCGCTCAGGTGGCCTAAAGGAGGACAGAGCAGCTCTTCTGGCATCCAATGGGTTTGCAACTTTAGCTTTGGCATATTTGGCATTTAGAGACCTTCCTCTAAGGTGTGATGTACTTGACCTTGCATATTTTGAGAAAGCAATTGACTGGTTGTCTGCCCACCCTAAGGTCATTTCAGGTGGTGTCAGTCTGGTTGGTTTGTCATTTGGTGGAGTTCTTGCCATGACAATTGCATCACAGCTTCCTCACAAAATCAAAGCAGTGGTATCAATTTCAGGACATCATACTTTCATTGGTTGCTCGTTTAAATGCAGGACCTTCACTATACGTGGTTATCCTATTGAGATAGTAGGAGAAGACTACACCAGTTACCAAAtgtttctttccatttttaaaaacaaagaggcTTGTAAAACGGGATCACTGTCACTTGTGCCAGTGGAGAATATTACATGTCCTGTGTTGTTTGTGTATGGCATTGCAGATCAACTTAAGCCAGAAATAGAGTGGATGTGTAGGGATATATTTCAGCGCATGGACCAACACGGGAAAGGGTTCCTGTTTAAGAGTCTGCCTCTTACAGGTGCTGGCCATTTTATAACACCATGTTATCTTCCTACTTGTTCAAAGCAATATCTAAAGATTTACAATGATCTTTGGATTCTAGGTGGAGAAAGTACAGCGCTTCATGCAAAGGGAACAGAACTATTCTGGAACGAGAGTCGGAAATTCCttgcaaaaaatatttcttga